Genomic DNA from Paenibacillus borealis:
CTGAGCCCAATTCTACTTTACCATCCGTACCACTTGTCTTAGAAGCAATTGCTAGTTTACCTGTCGTCTCATCAAAGGTGACAGTGACATTAGCCAAGGAATTATCATTAATCGTAGAGATCACCGTCTGAATATCAGTAGAGCCTTTAAACGTAAATGTCTGGCTGTTTACTACCAGCTTGAATTCTTTCGCCTTGGCCGCATCAGAGGTTGGATCACTGCTGTCAAAGGCGGATTGCAGCGACGCCAGCGTGCTAGTGCTTGGTTTCCCTGATCCAGCTCCCGCCGTCGTAACCGTTGTCTTGGTCGCCAATTGACTCACAGATACTTCCATATCAATCCCGTTGGCCTTAGAGCCTGCGGTAGCTTTGATAGCATCCGTATTTCCGGATACAACTGCTTTGCTTACTGTAAGAACGTCATTACTGCCATACTTAGTAATAAGCTTATTGTACCGGAAATCATAAAGCTTACTGCTTACTTCTCGATAGCTCTCTCTTGTCCAGTTTAATAGCTGCTTCTGCTGATTCATTTTGTCGAGCGGCGCTTTTTTGGCCGTCATCATGCTCTTAACCATACTGTCAATATCCATACCCGAAAATCCATTTACGCGTGTTACCAAGTCGGCACCCCCTTGTTCTATATTTTCTCGTCAACCAATATCCCCGCAATTTCCATCATCTTGGCTACCAAATCCAATGTCTTCTCAGGGGGCACTTCACGTATAAGCTCACCGGTATCCTTATTAAGTACTTTCACCATAATATCATGTGTTTTTTCGTGGATGCTGATCTCAAGCGTGGTCTGGGGTCCCTGAAGAGATTTCACAGCTCTTTCAATGGTTCGGATCAACTGCTCCTCTGCAACGGATACATTCACGCCCTGCTTTTCCTTAAGATTCATATCTCTTGTAGTACGAATTCCTGCAACTTGATTAGCAGGTGCTGCTTGTTCAGAACTAACCGGCACTACTTCCGGCTTGTTGTTCTGGACGCTTGTTGTCGAACTCGCAGAAAGAGAGAACTGTACATTCATAACCCCGACCTCCACCAACACTCATTTTATACTTTATATATCGGTTAGTTTCAGGGATAATTTAGGATTCGGGGTGAAGTCAAGAGAAAAAAGAAAAAAGCTCTGAGAACACACTCTCTGAGCTTAGTAATTTTTATAAGTAATTAACTAATGCAGACCTCATTCTTACTTGCTAAATTCTGATACAACCCAACGGACGGATCGAATGACATCTGTTACATCTTGATCTGACATTTTTGGATATAAAGGAAGCGTAATAGCTGTATTATAGTAAGTCTCAGCATTAGGGCAAAGACCAGATTCATAACCTAATTTCTGATAATAAGGTTGTGTGTAAACAGGAATGTAATGGACATGGACTCCAATATTTAATTGACGAAGGGCATCGAACCATTCTCTTCTGGTTCCCTTAAGTACTTCAGGCAGCCAACGAGTAACGTAAAGATGCCAGCTTGAATTACTCTCTTCCTGTTGGTAAGGTAATATTAGACCTTGGATACCAGCTAACTCCCGGTTATAACGCTCTGCAATTTCCCTTCTCCTATTCACAAAACTATCAAGCTTCCCCATCTGTGATACACCTAGAGCAGCTTGCATGTCCGTCATTCTATAGTTACACCCTAACTCCTGCATCTCATAATACCAGGGTCCATCATTTTTAATCATTTTATCAGGCTCCTTAGTCATTCCATGACTTCGGAACATTTGGAGCCGATGGAAATAATATTCACTATTAGTGACTATTATCCCCCCTTCTCCCGTAGTAATATGCTTAACAGGGTGGAAACTAAACATAGTCATATCTGCCCATGCCCCAACCTTAATTTCTTTGTACGTAGCTCCTAAAGAATGGGCAGCATCTTGAATCAAAACTAAATTATTGTCTCTGGAGATCATGCTTAAACGATCTATTTCAACCGGTTGTCCAGAAAAATCTACAGCAATAATCGCTTTGGTCTTATCAGTGATCTTTTGCTCAACCTGAACAGGATCTATGTTATACGTATCCATGTCGATGTCTGCAAAAACAGGAATGCCTCCTTGGTATAGTACGCAATTGCTGCTTGCCAAAAAGGTATTAGGCGTCGTAATGACTTCATCGCCCGGGCCAATTTCCGCAGCAAAGCACGCGCCATGTAGCGCAGCAGTTCCATTAGTGAAGGCAACTGCATATTTAGCTCCGACATATTCTGCCACTTTAGATTCAAATGCTTGAATAGTCGGACCCTGCGTAATAAAATCACCTCGCAGAACTTCAACCACAGCCGCAATGTCCTCTTCATCTAACCACTGCTGACCATAGGGTAGTGTTGTTTTGCGTATCGGCTGAGCGAATGGGGGATCAATTCCTGACATGCAAACTCCTCCTTATCTAATTACCACTACGATGTTATTGAAGGCCACCATTTTGAATCCATGCCTTAGTACGGGCGATTCCTTCGTCTAATGTTATTTCTGGCTCCCATTTGAGCAAATGACGCGCTTTATCGAAATTGCACAGTAGTTTTTGAATTTCACTCTGTGGATGGATATGTTCTACATGTTTAATTCTTGACGGATCACCTGAAATCAATAGAGCTAAATCATTCACTGAAATGTCTTTACCCAATCCTGCGTTAACAATCTCTCCGTTAACCTGATCGGAGAACCCAGCAGATACAACAAATCTCGCGCAGTCTTCCACATATAGAAGATCTCTAGTTTGTGTTCCTTCTCCGTAAATGTTCAAATCCCGGCCGTTCAAATGATTGTTAATGAAAATAGCAACTACGCCACCTTCA
This window encodes:
- a CDS encoding flagellar protein FlaG; protein product: MNVQFSLSASSTTSVQNNKPEVVPVSSEQAAPANQVAGIRTTRDMNLKEKQGVNVSVAEEQLIRTIERAVKSLQGPQTTLEISIHEKTHDIMVKVLNKDTGELIREVPPEKTLDLVAKMMEIAGILVDEKI
- the pseC gene encoding UDP-4-amino-4,6-dideoxy-N-acetyl-beta-L-altrosamine transaminase, which produces MSGIDPPFAQPIRKTTLPYGQQWLDEEDIAAVVEVLRGDFITQGPTIQAFESKVAEYVGAKYAVAFTNGTAALHGACFAAEIGPGDEVITTPNTFLASSNCVLYQGGIPVFADIDMDTYNIDPVQVEQKITDKTKAIIAVDFSGQPVEIDRLSMISRDNNLVLIQDAAHSLGATYKEIKVGAWADMTMFSFHPVKHITTGEGGIIVTNSEYYFHRLQMFRSHGMTKEPDKMIKNDGPWYYEMQELGCNYRMTDMQAALGVSQMGKLDSFVNRRREIAERYNRELAGIQGLILPYQQEESNSSWHLYVTRWLPEVLKGTRREWFDALRQLNIGVHVHYIPVYTQPYYQKLGYESGLCPNAETYYNTAITLPLYPKMSDQDVTDVIRSVRWVVSEFSK